The Drosophila mauritiana strain mau12 chromosome 2R, ASM438214v1, whole genome shotgun sequence genome has a segment encoding these proteins:
- the LOC117137886 gene encoding protein vestigial gives MAVSCPEVMYGAYYPYLYGRAGPSRSFYQYERFNQDLYSSSGVNLAASSSASGSSHSPCSPILPPSVSANAAAAVAAAAHNSAAAAVAVAANQASSSGGIGGGGLGGLGGLGGGPASGLLGSNVVPGSSSVGSVGLGMSPVLSGAAGHSLHGSHRTHAHSLAHAHTHPHSHTHTHTHQTKEEDLIVPRSEAEARLVGSQQHQHHNESSCSSGPDSPRHAHSHSHPLHGGGGATGGPSSAGGTGSGGGDGGGTGAIPKNLPALEAPMGSGGGGLAGSGQGQAQYLSASCVVFTNYSGDTASQVDEHFSRALNYNNKDSKESSSPMSNRNFPPSFWNSNYVHPIPAPTHHQVSDLYGTATDTGYATDPWVPHAAHYGSYAHAAHAHAAHAHAYHHNMAQYGSLLRLPQQYASHGSRLHHDQQTAHALEYSSYPTMAGLEAQVAQVQESSKDLYWF, from the exons TTCAACCAGGATTTGTACTCCTCCTCGGGCGTCAACTTGGCCGCCTCATCGAGTGCCTCGGGCAGCTCCCACTCGCCCTGCAGCCCCATCCTGCCGCCCTCGGTGAGCGCGAATGCCGCTGCGGCGGTGGCAGCGGCGGCCCACAACAGTGCAGCGGCGGCAGTGGCGGTCGCAGCGAACCAGGCCAGCTCCTCCGGCGGAATCGGAGGCGGTGGACTGGGCGGCCTGGGAGGACTGGGCGGCGGACCGGCGAGCGGACTGCTTGGCAGCAATGTGGTGCCCGGGAGCAGTAGTGTCGGGAGCGTGGGGCTGGGAATGAGTCCGGTGCTGAGCGGAGCGGCGGGACACTCGCTGCACGGTTCGCACAGGACGCACGCACACTCCCTCgcccacgcacacacgcacccgcactcgcacacacacacgcatacgcACCAAACCAAAGAAGAGGACCTCATCGTGCCGCGCAGCGAAGCTGAAG CACGCCTGGTGGGCTCCCAACAACATCAGCATCATAATGAATCATCCTGCTCCTCCGGTCCGGACTCCCcgcgccacgcccactcgcaCAGCCATCCGCTGCACGGTGGCGGCGGAGCGACGGGCGGTCCATCCTCAGCGGGCGGAACGGGTTCGGGGGGCGGCGACGGAGGCGGCACGGGAGCAATACCCAAGAATCTGCCAGCTCTGGAGGCGCCGATGGGCAGCGGAGGCGGCGGATTGGCCGGCAGTGGCCAGGGACAGGCTCAGTATCTATCGGCCTCTTGCGTTGTGTTCACCAACTACTCGGGCGACACGGCCAGCCAGGTGGACGAGCACTTCTCCCGCGCCctcaactacaacaacaaggATTCTAAAG AGAGCAGCAGCCCGATGTCGAATCGAAATTTCCCACCGTCGTTCTGGAACAGCAATTACGTGCACCCCATACCCGCGCCCACACACCACCAG GTTAGCGACTTGTATGGCACCGCGACGGACACCGGCTACGCCACCGATCCGTGGGTGCCGCATGCGGCCCACTATGGTTCCTATGCCCACGCAGCCCACGCCCATGCGGCCCACGCCCACGCCTACCACCACAACATGGCCCAGTACGGCAGTCTCTTGAGGCTGCCCCAGCAGTACGCCAGCCACGGTTCCAG GCTGCACCACGACCAGCAGACGGCCCACGCCCTGGAGTACTCCAGCTATCCCACAATGGCAG GCCTAGAAGCGCAGGTGGCGCAAGTACAGGAATCGTCGAAGGATCTTTACTGGTTCTAA